A window from Gallus gallus isolate bGalGal1 chromosome 5, bGalGal1.mat.broiler.GRCg7b, whole genome shotgun sequence encodes these proteins:
- the ADAM20 gene encoding ADAM metallopeptidase domain 20 precursor produces METLLVLVVLLGLVGCPTTPDDESGPLHVTGMWVTVPRQLSPRADTNPLTVSYWLQVEGRPQVLRLRPRKGLASRPFTLVTYDEDGARREEQVYVQDNCFYQGEVQGSPGSLVALGTCGRGLRGVLWMEGSTYEIEPIPDDPAFQHMLYRMEADSEPMGPTCGLTPEELQYQKTVLPWLQAPRTEDKYMLKDWWTHTRYVKLVVVVDNVRFVRSDRNESKVLRQVLEVVNIGDSLYDQLSVQLFLVGLEIWTNSNPINITKSASKTLADFNRWRKSDLYPRMQHDTAHLFAFQGFGKSLGLAYLGSICDRQWSAAVDSYTNRRLSSFIVTFVHELGHNLGMRHDERHCKCRRKRCIMYESESDTDAFSDCSYKDYFDLLGRGGSCLYQAPALGSYYTLKHEYCGNKIVESGEQCDCGSKSDCRRDPCCHPNCTLTAGSVCASGKCCKGCQILPAGTLCRARTGDCDLPEYCNGTSPWCQEDLYVQDGTPCEDGAYCYKGKCSSHSKQCKHLFGRQARPAPLECFKEVNTRGDRFGNCGSRNNIRFTKCSVENALCGRLQCENVHRLLPLQNHITVIQTPAGGKKCWGLDYHLGVPTSDWGAVEDGTTCGSNKICIERTCTNISVLNYDCNITKCHNRGVCNNLKNCHCKYGWAPPYCEQEGFGGSVDSGPPPSKQMFWRSRIGIVGLVSPFVLGVILAIYYKGAIGGWLMRKRPGSTEEARGCFKCCKCQ; encoded by the coding sequence ATGGAGAcgctgctggtgctggtggtgctgctgggcctAGTGGGGTGCCCCACCACCCCTGATGATGAGTCCGGGCCACTTCATGTCACTGGCATGTGGGTGACAGTGCCACGACAACTGAGCCCCCGGGCTGACACCAACCCCCTGACTGTCTCCTACTGGCTGCAGGTGGAGGGGCGGCCACAGGTCCTGCGCCTGCGGCCCAGGAAGGGCCTGGCATCCCGGCCTTTCACTTTAGTCACCTATGATGAGGATGGGGCACGCCGGGAGGAGCAGGTCTACGTGCAGGACAACTGCTTCTACCAAGGTGAGGTGCAGGGAAGTCCCGGCTCCCTGGTGGCCCTCGGCACCTGTGGCAGGGGCCTCCGTGGAGTGCTCTGGATGGAAGGCAGCACCTATGAGATTGAGCCCATCCCCGACGATCCAGCCTTTCAGCACATGCTCTACCGCATGGAGGCAGACAGCGAACCCATGGGCCCCACGTGCGGGCTGACCCCGGAGGAGCTGCAGTATCAAAAGACTGTGCTGCCCTGGCTTCAGGCTCCTCGAACAGAGGACAAGTACATGCTGAAGGACTGGTGGACGCACACCAGGTATGTGAAGTTAGTAGTGGTCGTGGACAACGTCCGGTTTGTGAGGTCAGACAGGAATGAATCCAAAGTCTTGAGGCAAGTCCTAGAAGTCGTCAATATTGGGGACTCTCTGTATGACCAGCTTTCTGTTCAACTGTTCCTTGTGGGACTGGAGATCTGGACCAACAGCAATCCTATAAACATTACTAAATCTGCAAGCAAGACACTTGCAGACTTTAACAGATGGCGAAAATCAGACCTGTATCCACGGATGCAGCATGATACCGCTCACTTATTTGCATTTCAGGGCTTTGGAAAAAGCCTGGGATTGGCATATCTAGGGTCCATATGCGACAGGCAGTGGTCAGCAGCAGTTGATTCCTACACCAACAGGAGGCTGTCTTCATTTATTGTCACATTTGTCCATGAGCTGGGCCATAATCTTGGGATGCGCCATGATGAACGGCACTGTAAATGCAGGCGGAAGAGGTGCATTATGTACGAAAGCGAATCCGACACCGATGCATTCAGTGACTGCAGTTACAAAGACTACTTTGACCTCCTTGGGAGAGGTGGTAGCTGCCTGTATCAAGCACCAGCACTTGGCAGTTACTACACTTTGAAGCATGAATACTGTGGGAATAAGATAGTAGAGAGCGGAGAGCAGTGCGACTGTGGTTCAAAGTCAGACTGCAGACGTGATCCTTGTTGTCACCCTAACTGCACATTGACTGCAGGTTCAGTTTGCGCTTCTGGAAAATGCTGCAAGGGCTGTCAGATCCTTCCAGCAGGAACCCTCTGCAGAGCACGTACCGGTGACTGCGACCTGCCGGAGTACTGCAATGGGACCTCCCCTTGGTGCCAGGAAGACCTGTATGTACAAGACGGAACCCCTTGCGAAGATGGTGCCTATTGCTATAAAGGAAAGTGTTCTTCCCACAGTAAACAGTGCAAGCATCTTTTTGGCAGACAAGCCAGGCCTGCTCCTTTAGAGTGCTTCAAAGAAGTGAATACTCGAGGTGACCGTTTTGGAAATTGTGGTAGTCGTAACAATATTCGCTTTACTAAGTGCAGTGTTGAGAATGCCTTATGTGGTAGGCTACAGTGTGAAAACGTACACAGGTTGCTCCCTTTGCAGAACCACATAACAGTCATCCAAACCCCTGCTGGAGGTAAAAAGTGTTGGGGTCTTGACTATCATTTAGGGGTGCCTACATCTGACTGGGGGGCTGTGGAAGATGGCACAACGTGTGGCAGCAACAAGATTTGTATTGAAAGGACGTGTACCaatatttcagtgctgaattATGATTGTAACATAACAAAGTGTCATAACAGAGGAGTGTGTAACAATCTTAAGAACTGTCACTGCAAGTATGGTTGGGCTCCTCCATATTGTGAGCAGGAAGGATTTGGAGGCAGTGTTGACAGCGGACCCCCTCCATCCAAGCAAATGTTTTGGAGATCAAGAATAGGAATAGTTGGCcttgtttctccttttgtcCTTGGAGTTATTCTTGCCATATATTATAAAGGGGCAATAGGGGGATGGCTTATGAGGAAAAGGCCTGGTTCCACGGAAGAAGCTAGGGGTTGTTTCAAATGCTGCAAATGCCAGTAG
- the SYNJ2BP gene encoding synaptojanin 2 binding protein produces MNGSVAGGGVSEEVIRLTRGPSGLGFNIVGGTDQQVDSNDSSIYVSRIKKDGPAHLDGRLQEGDKILAINGRDLKNLRHMDAVELFKNAGYDVSLKIQHRLQPENGPAGHRGGGDSGGLPLAAIVVPGLALAAAAVWILLRYRHRM; encoded by the exons ATGAACGGCAGCGTGGCGGGCGGCGGCGTTTCCGAGGAGGTGATCAGGCTCACCCGGGGACCCTCAG GGCTGGGCTTCAACATTGTTGGTGGGACAGATCAGCAGGTCGATTCTAACGACAGCAGCATCTATGTCAGCCGGATCAAAAAGGATGGGCCAGCTCACCTTGATGGCCGATTACAAGAAGGAGATAAAATTCTGGCG ATCAATGGCAGAGACTTGAAGAATTTGCGACACATGGATGCTGTGGAACTGTTCAAAAATGCTGGCTATGATGTGTCTCTGAAAATTCAGCACAGG TTGCAGCCAGAAAATGGCCCAGCGGGTCATCGAGGTGGTGGAGACTCAGGTGGGCTTCCCCTAGCAGCCATTGTTGTACCGGGCCTGGCACtcgctgcagcagcagtctGGATCTTGTTGAGGTATCGACACCGGATGTGA